A single Populus alba chromosome 7, ASM523922v2, whole genome shotgun sequence DNA region contains:
- the LOC118032120 gene encoding UPF0481 protein At3g47200-like, translating into MIVLDAVFIIEFLKDSYDDAFPQTVDTRMISCIGEDLMLPENQLPFSVIDSIYSEFYHPRQNITFLDLATRHFGKYPFAQGPESTPPTDVRHFTDLLMKLMLNGALKRENRSKPIKLKYSAVTLRKGGVKFQVSEDKCLLNVHFENGVLKIPLLEVDDSFERFVRNVTAWEQLYKPGEAYISNYFKFMDHLIDRAEDVALLAEEGIIKNWLGDDAAVSKLMNNLSQRSEKTYYSDICQTLNAYYENPWNRRKATLKLVYFSNLWRGTGTVAAAFLLILTLIQTITSLKSSF; encoded by the coding sequence ATGATCGTGCTGGATGCTGTCTTCATCATTGAGTTTTTGAAGGATTCATATGATGATGCCTTTCCTCAAACTGTTGATACCAGGATGATATCTTGCATAGGAGAAGACTTGATGCTACCTGAAAACCAACTACCTTTCTCCGTTATCGACTCTATATATAGCGAGTTTTATCACCCTCGCCAAAACATTACTTTTCTTGATCTTGCCACCCGTCATTTTGGAAAGTACCCATTTGCACAAGGGCCAGAATCCACACCACCGACAGATGTAAGGCATTTCACTGATTTACTAATGAAATTAATGTTGAACGGAGCCCTCAAGCGAGAAAATCGCTCTAAGCCTATCAAGCTGAAATATAGCGCCGTCACGCTTCGCAAAGGAGGAGTGAAGTTTCAGGTCTCCGAAGACAAGTGTTTGCTCAACGTGCATTTTGAGAACGGAGTGTTGAAGATACCACTCTTGGAAGTTGATGATTCCTTCGAACGTTTTGTACGAAATGTCACGGCCTGGGAGCAGCTCTACAAACCGGGTGAAGCTTACATCAGCAACTACTTTAAGTTTATGGACCATCTTATTGACAGGGCAGAAGACGTGGCTTTGCTAGCTGAAGAGGGAATTATTAAGAACTGGCTAGGTGATGACGCCGCAGTTTCAAAGTTGATGAACAACCTTAGCCAACGTAGTGAAAAAACTTATTATAGTGATATCTGTCAAACGCTGAATGCCTACTATGAGAACCCCTGGAACCGTAGAAAGGCAACCTTGAAACTCGTATATTTCAGCAATCTTTGGAGAGGTACGGGAACTGTTGCTGCAGCTTTCCTTCTAATCCTCACTTTGATACAGACTATAACTTCCCTGAAATCGTCATTCTAG
- the LOC118032029 gene encoding 7-deoxyloganetin glucosyltransferase-like — MGSNSKPHAVVIPSPFQGHIKAMLKFAKLLHRKGLYITFVNTEFNHKRILRSGGPVALDNLPGFHFETIPDGLPPSDIDATQDIPSLCVALNKNFLAPFKDLLVRLRNTVSENNPPVTSIVSDPFAPFSIKAGDDVGLPVVMYATVSAIGYIGFKQLYALRERGFSPIKDVSYLSNGYLDTNVDWVPGIKGLRLKHFPFIETTDPDDIIFNFLMGAAETSVKARAIAFHTFDALEPEALGALSTEFSHVYSIGPLQLFLNQIEENSLKSIGYSLWKEESKCLQWLDTKEPNSVVYVNYGSTAVMATDQLVEFAMGLANSKIPFLLIIRPDLVSGESSVLPAEFAEKTQKHGFIASWCPQEEVLNHPSVGGFLTHCGWGSTIESLSAGVPMLCWPFFGDQPMNCKYSCNEWGVGMEIGKNVKREEVGMLVKELMEGEKGEKMRENAMEWKRLAEEAVGPEGSSSINLDKFINEIKSSNN, encoded by the exons ATGGGATCCAATTCCAAGCCTCATGCAGTCGTGATCCCGAGTCCGTTTCAAGGTCATATAAAGGCCATGCTTAAATTTGCAAAGCTTCTTCACCGTAAGGGCTTGTACATAACATTTGTCAACACAGAATTCAATCACAAACGTATCCTTAGGTCAGGAGGACCTGTTGCCCTTGATAACCTGCCTGGCTTTCATTTTGAAACCATTCCTGATGGTCTTCCTCCTTCAGATATCGATGCCACCCAAGACATACCTTCTCTTTGTGTCGCCTTGAACAAGAATTTCTTAGCACCCTTTAAAGATCTTCTTGTGAGGCTCCGAAACACTGTGTCCGAGAACAATCCTCCTGTTACTTCCATTGTTTCAGATCCTTTTGCTCCTTTCTCCATCAAAGCTGGGGATGATGTCGGTCTTCCAGTTGTAATGTATGCTACTGTGAGTGCAATTGGTTACATAGGATTCAAGCAACTCTATGCTCTCAGAGAGAGAGGCTTCTCCCCAATCAAAG ATGTGAGCTATCTAAGCAATGGCTACCTCGACACGAATGTAGACTGGGTTCCTGGTATAAAAGGTCTCCGTCTTAAACATTTTCCGTTTATTGAAACAACAGATCCAgatgatattatatttaattttctcatGGGAGCTGCTGAGACCTCTGTTAAAGCTCGTGCAATTGCTTTCCATACTTTTGACGCCCTGGAGCCAGAAGCTCTGGGTGCCCTTTCCACTGAATTCTCTCATGTTTATTCCATCGGTCCACTCCAGTTATTCCTCAATCAGATTGAGGAAAATAGTTTGAAGTCTATTGGATACAGTCTATGGAAAGAAGAAAGCAAGTGTCTCCAATGGCTGGACACAAAGGAGCCCAACTCAGTGGTGTATGTGAATTATGGAAGCACAGCAGTGATGGCAACTGATCAACTAGTGGAATTCGCGATGGGACTAGCTAATAGCAAGATCCCATTCTTGTTGATTATAAGGCCAGATTTGGTCAGTGGTGAATCATCTGTTTTGCCAGCAGAATTCGCAGAGAAAACTCAGAAGCATGGCTTCATTGCTAGCTGGTGTCCACAAGAGGAAGTACTTAACCATCCATCTGTAGGAGGGTTCCTAACTCATTGTGGCTGGGGTTCCACCATTGAGAGCTTGAGTGCTGGTGTACCGATGTTGTGCTGGCCCTTCTTTGGAGATCAACCAATGAACTGTAAATATAGCTGCAATGAATGGGGGGTTGGCATGGAGATTGGTAAAAATGTCAAAAGAGAAGAAGTGGGGATGCTTGTGAAGGAGCTAATGGAAGGAGAGAAGGGTGAGAAAATGAGGGAAAACGCCATGGAATGGAAAAGGTTGGCTGAAGAGGCTGTTGGACCAGAAGGGTCATCATCCATTAATCTGGACAAGTTCATAAATGAAATCAAGTCATCAAATAATTAG
- the LOC118032028 gene encoding UPF0481 protein At3g47200-like, which translates to MGKDKFTASDSNMKNDVERASASNTEEDKASASDIDEDTNNGTGMMFSPDWSHTWEHLKGFKEQASNTEEDGAGECCIYMVPNSLRDRKPEAFSPQLISIGSFHHGQERLEESMNMKFSYQGEFLKRNDMEEKRFIDFLRRIQKEEVSIQLCYSETIRLCFSKSCLCFAKTEHFVTMIVLDAVFIIEFLKHSYDDDFPQTLDTRMISCIGEDLMLLENQLPFFIIDSIYNEFYHPRQDEPNITFLDLATRHFGKFPFAQGPESTPPTDVRHFTDLLMKLMLNGALKRENHYKPIKLKYSAVTLRKGGVKFQVTEDKCLFNVHFENGVLKIPLLEVDDSFERLIRNVMAWEQRYKPGEAYISNYFKFMDHLIDRAEDVALLAEEGIIKNWLGDDAAVSKLMNNLSQCSEKTSYYSDICQTLNDYYENPWNRRRATLKLVYFSNLWRGTGTLAAAFLLILTLIQTITSLKSSF; encoded by the coding sequence ATGGGAAAGGATAAATTTACCGCAAGTGattcaaacatgaaaaatgatGTTGAAAGGGCAAGTGCATCGAATACTGAAGAGGACAAGGCAAGTGCTTCAGACATTGACGAGGATACAAACAATGGGACAGGAATGATGTTTAGCCCAGATTGGAGTCACACTTGGGAACATCTGAAAGGATTTAAGGAGCAGGCATCGAATACTGAAGAGGACGGGGCTGGTGAATGCTGTATCTACATGGTTCCCAACTCACTTCGAGACAGAAAACCGGAAGCCTTCTCTCCACAACTGATTTCAATAGGTTCTTTTCACCACGGTCAAGAAAGACTGGAAGAGTCCATGAATATGAAATTTAGTTATCAAGGAGAGTTCCTTAAAAGGAATGACATGGAGGAGAAGAGATTTATAGATTTTCTAAGAAGAATTCAGAAAGAAGAAGTAAGTATCCAACTCTGTTATTCAGAGACTATCCGACTCTGTTTTTCAAAGAGCTGCTTGTGCTTCGCTAAAACAGAACATTTTGTAACGATGATCGTGCTGGATGCTGTCTTCATCATTGAGTTTTTGAAGCATTCATATGATGATGACTTTCCTCAAACTCTTGATACCAGGATGATATCTTGCATAGGAGAAGACTTGATGCTACTTGAAAACCAACTACCTTTCTTCATTATCGACTCTATATATAACGAGTTTTATCACCCTCGCCAAGATGAACCAAACATTACTTTTCTTGATCTTGCCACCCGTCATTTTGGAAAGTTCCCATTTGCACAAGGGCCAGAATCCACACCACCGACAGATGTAAGGCATTTCACTGATTTACTAATGAAATTAATGTTGAACGGAGCCCTCAAGCGAGAAAATCACTATAAGCCTATCAAGCTGAAATATAGCGCCGTCACGCTTCGCAAAGGAGGAGTGAAGTTTCAGGTCACCGAAGACAAGTGTTTGTTCAACGTGCATTTTGAGAACGGAGTGTTGAAGATACCACTCTTGGAAGTTGATGATTCCTTCGAACGTTTAATACGAAATGTCATGGCCTGGGAGCAGCGCTACAAACCGGGTGAAGCTTACATCAGCAACTACTTTAAGTTTATGGACCATCTTATTGACAGGGCAGAAGACGTGGCTTTGCTAGCTGAAGAGGGAATTATTAAGAACTGGCTAGGTGATGACGCCGCAGTTTCAAAGTTGATGAACAACCTTAGCCAATGTAGTGAAAAAACTTCTTATTATAGTGATATCTGTCAAACGCTGAATGACTACTATGAGAACCCCTGGAACCGTAGAAGGGCAACCTTGAAACTCGTATATTTCAGCAATCTTTGGAGAGGTACGGGAACTCTTGCTGCAGCTTTCCTTCTAATCCTCACTTTGATACAGACTATAACTTCCCTGAAATCGTCATTCTAG
- the LOC118032112 gene encoding 7-deoxyloganetin glucosyltransferase-like, whose translation MGSNSKPHAVVIPSPFQGHIKAMLKFAKLLHCKGLHITFVNTEFNHKRILRSGGPVAIDNLPGFHFETIPDGLPPSDIDATQDIPSLCVALNKNFLAPFKDLLVRLRNTVSENSPPVTSIVSDPFAPFSIKATPS comes from the coding sequence ATGGGATCCAATTCCAAGCCTCATGCAGTCGTGATCCCAAGTCCGTTTCAAGGTCATATAAAGGCCATGCTTAAATTTGCAAAGCTTCTTCACTGTAAAGGCTTGCACATAACATTTGTCAACACAGAATTCAATCACAAACGTATCCTTAGGTCAGGAGGACCTGTTGCCATTGATAACCTGCCTGGCTTTCATTTTGAAACCATTCCTGATGGTCTTCCTCCTTCAGATATCGATGCCACCCAAGACATACCTTCTCTTTGTGTCGCCTTGAACAAGAATTTCCTAGCACCCTTTAAAGATCTTCTTGTGAGGCTCCGAAACACTGTGTCTGAGAACAGTCCTCCTGTTACTTCCATTGTTTCAGATCCTTTTGCTCCTTTCTCCATCAAAGCTACTCCATCATGA
- the LOC118032118 gene encoding uncharacterized protein has translation MGSTDATPLVVSLIFLVILGSNLIGGQTFSSNSSKPGTYVRDVNNVSQPLIRSDDTARVDPLENFKKYKGGYDIKNKHYWSSTIFTGVYGYVIGVIWLLSGIAYGGFLLATAFCCKTRRYGHLKKRLPFHKQCWPILLAIFFTTLAITASGLVLGGNANFRSRAKNAAYIIIDTANDAWKTMYNTTGVMKDMKENLGVSKQRAAAKASTFLTTTSAKLDAEAADIQRRARKNRHLIDKGLKIVYIVTTVTISLNLAALIALSVCGTLRLRRPLYVLIVVCWILTVLCWLFFGLYFFLENFSTDSCAALENFQQNPYNNSLSSILPCDQLLSAKAVLSDVSRGIYRLVNEVNANLSTMQGVPYTVCNPFSAPPEYQYQPDKCPANTIGIGEIPQVLKVLTCSSFDNGTCANGQFISPNYYRTVEAYSTSIQSLLNVYPEMENLVQCKAVKDAFSEILLYHCKPLKRYVRMVWASMVFLSLVMVFLVLIWTMLAQHEQEHHSLDGSVSHVCHLSQRNWKLEPKIAQNILFQSRK, from the exons ATGGGCTCCACAGATGCGACGCCGTTGGTTGTTTCCTTAATTTTCTTGGTCATTTTAGGCTCAAATCTCATTGGAGGACAAACATTCTCTTCAAATTCCTCTAAGCCTG GTACATATGTTCGTGATGTAAACAATGTGTCACAACCTCTGATACGGTCAGATGATACTGCGAGGGTGGATCCActtgaaaatttcaagaaatataaaggaggatatgatatcaaaaacaaacattattggAGT TCAACCATATTTACAGGAGTTTATGGATATGTCATCGGGGTAATCTGGCTTCTGAGTGGCATAGCATATGGAGGCTTTCTGCTAGCAACTGCTTTCTGCTGTAAAACTAGAAGGTATGGACACCTGAAGAAAAGATTACCTTTCCACAAGCAATGTTGGCCTATTCTGTTGGCTATATTTTTCACTACCCTAGCAAT AACTGCATCTGGGCTAGTTCTTGGAGGGAATGCGAATTTCCGTTCACGAGCTAAAAATGCGGCGTACATCATCATTGACACGGCGAATGACGCGTGGAAAACCATGTACAACACAACAGGAGTAATGAAAGACATGAAAGAGAATTTAGGAGTATCTAAACAAAGGGCTGCCGCTAAGGCATCTACCTTCCTTACCACCACATCAGCGAAACTCGATGCTGAAGCTGCTGATATACAGAGGCGAGCTCGGAAGAATAGGCACTTGATCGATAAGGGTCTCAAGATAGT TTATATTGTAACCACAGTGACAATTTCCTTGAACCTGGCTGCACTAATTGCTCTTTCAG TCTGTGGAACTCTGAGGTTACGGCGACCACTGTACGT ATTAATTGTTGTGTGTTGGATCCTGACTGTTCTATGCTGGTTGTTCTTTGGGCTGTATTTCTTCTTAGAAAA CTTTTCAACAGATTCATGTGCAGCTCTCGAAAACTTCCAACAGAATCCTTACAACAACAGCTTGAGTTCAATCCTTCCCTGCGATCAATTGCTCTCAGCAAAAGCAGTGTTATCTGATGTCAGTCGAGGGATCTACAGACTTGTTAATGAG GTGAATGCAAACTTATCAACCATGCAAGGAGTACCTTATACAGTTTGCAATCCCTTCTCAGCACCACCTGAATACCAATACCAGCCTGATAAGTGCCCTGCTAACACAATCGGAATCGGTGAGATCCCACAG GTATTGAAGGTTCTTACTTGCTCCAGTTTCGACAATGGAACATGTGCCAACGGACAATTCATATCGCCTAACTATTATAGAACAGTTGAGGCATACAGCACATCCATTCAGAGCCTACTAAATGTGTACCCTGAGATGGAAAATCTAGTACAGTGTAAAGCGGTGAAGGATGCGTTTTCTGAGATCCTTTTGTACCATTGCAAACCATTGAAAAGATACGTTCGAATGGTGTGGGCATCAATGGTGTTTCTCTCACTAGTCATGGTATTTCTGGTTCTGATATGGACAATGCTGGCTCAACATGAGCAAGAACACCATTCTTTAGACGGTTCTGTGAGCCACGTTTGCCATCTGTCGCAAAGGAATTGGAAACTGGAACCAAAGATAGCTCAGAACATACTGTTTCAGTCTAGGAAGTAG
- the LOC118032140 gene encoding uncharacterized protein: protein MANPSGTNNQDGNQAPSSFNGNNPSNGNSDPPSGSSLKHNPGISTDWTFEEQTILEEGLVDFAEETNVVRYAKIAMNLPNKTVRDVALRCRWMNKKEQSKRRKEDNLARRSRDKKERHGDPSAKTSNFMAARPSVSPFATPMMPLESEEGISYDAIGGITGELLKQNAQILNQISANLASFQIQENFNLLRQTRDNIRKIMNQMNDVPELMKQMPPLPVKLNDDLADTILLPPNLPRP, encoded by the exons atgGCAAACCCATCTGGGACAAATAATCAAGATGGAAATCAAGCTCCTTCTTCATTCAATGGAAACAATCCAAGTAATGGTAATTCGGACCCTCCTTCTGGTTCTTCTTTGAAGCACAATCCTGGTATATCAACCGACTGGACTTTTGAAGAACAGACAATTCTTGAAGAGGGATTGGTAGA TTTTGCAGAGGAAACAAACGTAGTACGTTATGCAAAGATAGCTATGAATCTACCAAACAAGACAGTCCGAGATGTAGCTTTGCGTTGCAGATGGATGAAT AAAAAGGAACAGAGCAAGCGAAGGAAGGAAGATAATCTAGCACGTAGAAGTAGAGATAAAAAG GAAAGACATGGTGATCCTTCTGCAAAGACTTCTAACTTCATGGCTGCCCGCCCCAGTGTTTCTCCATTTGCAACTCCAATGATGCCACTGGAAAGTGAAGAAGGCATCTCATATGATG CAATTGGTGGAATTACAGGAGAGCTTCTTAAGCAAAATGCACAGATTCTAAATCAAATTTCTGCAAACCTTGCAAGTTTTCAG ATACAGGAGAACTTCAATCTTCTCCGCCAAACGCGTGACAACATCCGCAAAATTATGAACCA GATGAATGATGTGCCAGAACTAATGAAGCAGATGCCACCACTTCCAGTCAAGTTGAACGATGATCTAGCTGACACCATCCTTCTGCCTCCAAACCTTCCTAGGCCATAG